The Ignavibacteriales bacterium region GGTGGTGATACTGGCGCCGTTGTTTGATGCTTGCCGATTGTTCATGGGGAGATCTTCCTTTGCCATTGGAGAAACTGATGAATGCTGATCCTGGGAAAACGACAGCAGGGCAGCGGCTGTACACAGGATGACCAAAGACCTCGCGAATGTCTTCATTATGTTCTCGTCAATGTGATGAATGGAGTATCCGGCGCCGATTGTCGCCAGTTTCTGATAAACCTGATTTCCTGCAGAACATCCTCATTGATTCAGGATTTCCAAAGCAGCCTTTGCTACCAGGCCATCCTGTTGGGCTGTTCCGCCGCTGACTCCAATTGCACCTATGTACTGGCCGTCCACAATAATCGGCAGGCCTCCTTCAATGGGCACAATCCCCGGCACACCCAGAATTGCCGTCCTGCCTCCAGCTACCGCGTCTTCATATGATTTGGTCGGACGCTTGAAGGATATCGCAGTCCGGGCCTTCTGGATTGCGACTTCCAGGCTTCCGATCTGCGTATTATCCATCCGTTGAAGATACACGAGATTTGCCCCGTCATCAACGATCGCCACGAAGACCGTCCAGTTATTCTTACGTGCTTCCACCTCCGCTGCTGCAGCGATCTTCTTGGCGAGCTCCAGCGTGATGATCTTCTTCGTCGCAACCTGAGCATCCGATCGCGACAGTCCAATGGCCAGAAGTGCCACAGCGAGAATCATTGTCTTGACTAATTTCATTCTACCTCCCGGAATCAAGAATGAGGGACATTCACTTTGAACGATCGAGCCTTTCAGAAAACACCCGGATGCGCCCAGTACACGAGAATCATACCAGCTAGTCCAACAACCAGTCCATAGAGTACGAGGGGAAGGATGTTCCTTCGTATGATCAGTCCCTCCATGCCGCTCAGTCCAACGGTTGCGCTCGCAGCGATGATTTTGAACACGCACACCAGGACGCCGAATGATCCCCCCACATTCTGCAGACTTAGTGTAACAATATGCGAGATATGAAGTTCGTCCGCAACAGAATATTGGAATAACCCGAAAAGCATGTTGGACACGGTATTAGACCCGGCAATAAACGCACCGAACGCCCCGATGAACGGCGCAACCATCGGCCATGCCCCTTGCACAAGCTGCGAGGTGTACTCGGCCACGACAATCGGCATGCTCGCCCATCCGTGTGGCGAATGGCCTGCCTGCATCAGCTCAACCATAGGGACTGTAAACAGAAGTGCTATCGCCGGAGAAGTCATCCTCGAAGCAGATTCCTTCCAGGCATTCAGCGCCTGCGACCGCCTCATGCGAAACAGGGGCACGCACGCTAGTCCGACGAGAATGAAAGGAAGAACACCGGGATTGTAGAGAAGCTCAAGCCGTGATGTCACGTCGGTAGCGAACAGATCATTCATGATGACAGAATAGCTTTTCAGGAAAGCCTTAAGCGGCAACGCGTCGATGCGCGTGGACACAAGGAGAAATCCAACCAGCGCGTAAGGAAGCCAGGCCTTCCAAAGCGGAACACGTGTTGTGGCTACCGGATTCTCCGGTCCGATCGTGCCAACCCAGTTATTCTCCCAGTCTGCCCGTTTCGGAAAATCCCATTTCTCTTTTGGAACGAGGAATCCCGCCCTTGTCGTAGACAATACGATGGCCAGGCCGACAAGTCCTCCAAACAGCGAAGGAAACTCCGGGCCCAGCAGCCAAGCGGTCAGGAGATAGGGAACGACGAAACTGATCCCGGCAAAAAGAGCATAGGGCCAAATCCGGAGCCCATCGCTGTAGCTCCTTCTGGCGCCAAAGTACCGGGTCATCATTGCAACGGCCATGAGAGGCACAAAAACCGCCATCACGGAATGCAGGCAGGCAGTCCAGAAGCCAATATCGTATATGAATTGCGAGAAACTGATTCCCCGGGCTGCGAGCGCACTCCCGACAGCCGGATTGTTAAGTGGATTTCCTAGACCGAGTATCGTAGGTACTCCAACCGGTCCGAATGAGACCGGTGTGGCATTTGCGATGAGTGAGACCATTACCGCGGCCAGCGGCGGGAACCCGAGCGTGACAAGAAGTGGTGAGAGAAGTGCCGCAGGCACACCAAATCCGGCTGCCCCTTCAAGGAATGCGCCAAAGAGCCAGCAAATGAGTATCGCCTGGACGCGGCGGTCGGTCGAAATGCTGCCAAAACCACGGTTGATGGCCGCCAACGCCCCCGCTTCACGAAGCGTGAAGAGAAGAACCATTGCGCCAAATACGATCGTGAGGATTTCGATCGCCGAATTCAGTCCCTTGACGGTGGAAGCCAGAAGGTAGTTCGCCGGGGTCTTCCAGACAAACGCTGCCAGAATAACTGCAGCGACCCACGCCGCGGGCATAGTCCGCGTCGCGGGCCAGCGGAACCCGATCATGAGGACGAGAATCAGCAGAACGGGAATGAAAGCGATGAGGGCGAGAATTCCTTGTGTCATATGCCGCCAGAGTAATTGTTGAAGGTATTGAATTGCCGCTTCAAATTCACTTGGCACCCGTACAAATCGAGGGGAACGGTTCTGGCGACATCACACGCAGGAAATGAAAAAGCCAGGCTTCTGCCTGGCTTCTCATCGTGGACAGGGAGGGAATTGAACCCCCGACACATGGATTTTCAGTCCATTGCTCTACCAACTGAGCTACCTGTCCGAAAACTTCTCCGCGGAAAGCGGATCGAAATTTCCCAGATGCCCCAACGTTCTGGAGGGGTCGGGAATCATAGCTTGCATCATACTATCACTTTTTTTCCGGAAAATCAAGAACGAGTTCGCTCTGCTCGATCTTTCAAAGCCTCAGATCAGAACTCCGTTCCTCTTGATCACTTCGCGTGCGATGACAATCTTCTGGATCTCGTTTGTCCCCTCGAAGATCGGATTGATTCGAGCATCACGATAGAATCGTTCGATTGGTAATTCCCTCGAGTAGCCCATGCCGCCATGAATTTGGACCGCACGATCCGCGATCTTGACAAGCGCCTCCGAGCAGAACAGTTTCACCGTGGCTGATTGCCGGGACACAGGCGATCCTGCGTCGTACCCGGCCGCCGTCCGATAAATGATCGATTCCATCGCGTAGATAAGGACAGCCATTTCGGCCAGCATGAACTGGATCGCTTCAAACTGGGAAATAGCCACGTCGAACTGCTTACGCTCCTTTGCGTACTTCGTGGAAAGCTCAAGGAGCTCTTTTGAAGCACCCAAGCAGGCGGCACCGAGGCCCAACCGTCCCGCATCGAGGGTCTTCATAGCAATAAGAAAGCCACGCCCATCATCACCTAGGATGTTTTCCTTCGGAACACGAACGTTTTCAAATGAAATCGCGGAAGTGACACTCCCCCGGATTCCCATCTTCTTCTCGGGAGGACCGGCGTGGAACCCGGGCGACTTGGTTTCGACTACGAATCCAGTAATGCCTTTATCTGTCCGCGCAAACACGGAAATGACGTCTGCGATGGACCCATTGGTGATCCAGAGTTTCTCTCCGTTGAGTATCCACTCGTTCCCGTCGAAATGGGCTCTGGTTCTCAGGTTAAAAGAATCTGATCCGGCCAGAGTTTCGGTCAACGCAAAGGCACCGATCATTTTTCCTTCTGCAAGCTGGGTCAGATACTTCTTCTTCAGGTATTCGGAACCCCCGAGATAGATCGCATTCGATCCGATGGACTGATGCGCGCCGATAAATGTTGCAGTCGAAAGGCAGCCGCGTCCGATTTCTTCCTGTACCAGGCAATATCCGACCTCGCCAAACCCGCCTCCTCCGTATTCTGCCGGAAACACTGCCCCCATGAGGCCCAGCTCTCCCAACTTCGCAATAAGCTCGCGCGGTAATTTCTCCTCCTCGTCGATTCGACGCGCAATCGGCTTGATTTCAGTGTTGGTGAAATCGCGCACCATTTCGCGCAGCATTTTCTGCTCTTCCGTCAATTCGAATTCGAACATACCTATCCTTTGCTTTTCGATTCGTGAGAGTTTGTCGCGGAGGGTTTTACTCTATCGATGCTTTGGGACCGATGTAGCTCACAACGTCTTCCCCACCATCAACGCCGATGACGTTTCCTGAAATCCAGTACGCGTTTTCGTCCGCGAGCAGCACAATCGCTTTCGCGACATCCTCAGGTGTGGTCAGGCGGCCTGCCGGATTCTTGGCACGCGCAACGTCACGCATACGAACATGGTTTGGGATTTTGCGAAGTGCAGGGGTGTCTGTCACGCCCGCCATGATCGCATTGGCAGTCACACCAAGGGGGCCCAGTTCCATTGACAACTGCCGGAGATGCGACTCCAGGGTTGCCTTCGCCGCGGAGACCGCTCCGTAGTTCGGGATCACACTGTGCCCGCCCGAGCTCGTCAGACCCATGATGCGTCCTCCCTTCCGTAGCAGCTTACGGAAAAGGAGCCCCTGAACCCAATACACGAGACTGTGCGCCATGACATCAAGTGTCATTTCCATCTGTGCCTGTGAAAGGGCCTCTTCAGGCTTTGCAGCGACGAATGGCTTCAATGTCCCGAAGGCGAGCGAATGCAGCAACACCTTCACATTGTTGGACGAATCTTTCGAGAAGCGCTCCTGAATGTCATCAAGCGCCTCTTCTCTCTTGATCGAATCGGCGGCATTGATGTTGTAGAAAATGGCTTCAGCACCGGTATGCTTGATTTCCTTGATAACATGCTGCACCGCCGGCATCGTCGCCTGGCGGTCAAGGTGCACACCAAAAATGTTCATCCCGTGCCGGGCAAGCTCGATTGCAGCAGCTCCGCCAAAACCGCTCGATGCTCCGAGAATAACCGCCCAGTCTGTCGGCTTGAATCGAGTTTCGCTCTTCATCGCATTCTCCTAAGTGAAATTCTTTAAGGGATGTCAAATATACCAAATTTTCGAGGAAAATCAAAACCTCATTCGACGGTCACGCTTTTCGCCAAATTTCGAGGTTGATCCACATTGACCCCTCGAGCGACTGCGATATGATAGGCCAACAATTGCAGCGGAATCACATTGAGGATTGGGCCAAAAAAGCCATACGTCCTGGGAACCCGGATAACCACTTCTGCAAGATTTGCGATCTCGTGGTCATCCTCATTCGCAATGACTATAAGCCTGCCTTTGCGGGCACGAACCTCCTGAATGTTGCTCACGACTTTGTCGTAGATTCCATCCTTGGGGGCAATGACCACGACGGGCATCCGGTCATCGATGAGGGCGATGGGTCCGTGTTTCATTTCAGCCGCAGGATATCCTTCGGCGTGGATATATGAAATCTCCTTCAACTTCAGCGCTCCTTCGAGTGCAACAGGGAAATTCGCACCTCTGCCAAGGTACAGGAAATTGCCTGCTCCCTTGTACTCCTGAGCGATCTCGGCAATTTGCTCTGATGTGCGAAGGACATGCTCAACTTTTTCCGGTAACTCGTGCAGCTCCCGAAACAGCAGTGCAAGCTTTTCCCTCGATATCCCCCTCGCTTTCGCTATCATCAGCGTGATCAGGGCAAGAACAGTAAGCTGAGACGTGAATGCCTTGGTTGAGGCAACCCCGATTTCGGGTCCAGCGTGGATATACACTCCCCCCTGCGACTCGCGGGCAATCGTGCTCCCAACGCCGTTCACGATGCCCAATGCAAGGGCCCCCTGCGCTTTCGCCTGGCGCAACGCGGCAAGAGTATCTGCAGTCTCGCCGCTCTGACTGATTGCGAAAACGATGTCGCCTGCGCCGATAACTGGATTTCGGTACCGGAATTCCGATGCATACTCTACTTCTACAGGCACACCAGCAATTTGCTCGATCAAGTACTCACCCACCAGCGCAGCATGCCAAGAAGTCCCGCACCCTGCAAAGACTATCCTCTTCGCATTGACAAGAACATCTCTGACGTGTTCGAGGCCCCCGAGTTTTACGTCGACCTCTCCGGTGATGAGCCGGCCGCGCAACGCATTGCGAATGGTATCCGGCTGCTCATGAATCTCCTTCAGCATGAAATGCTGATACTTCCCCCTCTCGATTTCCTGGAGATCAAGGGTCAATTGCTCGATTGACTTGTCGACAGGCACATCTGCAAGCGTGGTGGTCGCGACGCTTCCGGCTGTCACCACAGCCATTTCACCATCCTCCAGATAGATCACCCGCCGTGTATGCCGAACAATTGCTGACGCATCGGAGGCGACAATGTTTTCCTCATCCCCTACGCCAATCGCGAGGGGACTTCCATTTCGTGCAACAATGAGCTTGTCCGGCTCTCGTCCTGCCACGACAACGATCCCATACGTGCCTTTGACTTGAGTCAGCGCCTGGCGAACAGCTCGTTCCAGACTCATCGTTTTCGAATACAGTTCCTCTATCAAATGTGCCAGAACTTCGGTGTCTGTTGCCGACCTGAAGATGTGGCCATCATCCATGAGCTTTCGCTTCAACGCTGCATAGTTCTCAATCACGCCGTTATGGATCACGGCAATTTCATTCCGGCAGTCGAGGTGAGGATGCGCGTTTGCTTCGTTCGGCTCACCATGCGTCGCCCAACGAGTATGACCGATCGCAATTGTGCAAGCACCTGATATACCTCGAACTGCTTCTTCAAGCCTGGCGATTTTTCCAGCCCGTTTCACGACGTCGATCCGTCCATCTCGGACCAATGCGACACCTGCAGAGTCATATCCGCGGTACTCGAGCCGCTTCAACCCGTCGAGAACAACCGGAAGACCGTTCCGCGCACCAACATAGCCAACGATTCCGCACATACCTCAGAGTCCCTTCGCTTCTACGATACTCACAACCGCCATCATTCGTCCTGATCTTTCACGATCTCTTCTATACGAATGGAATATCTCAGACGCGCAGATCGTGCATGCGGCTGAAACCTCTATGTTCCCAGGTTTCAGACCGCTCCTGAGCAATTGGTCCCTATTTGCCAGCTTCAGGTCTAGGTACGTCTTGTCTCCCCTGACTTGATGATGCTCTGAAGCAAAAACCTCCGCCACCTCCCTGCCCACCTCATAACAGCAGACGCCGGCGGACGGACCAAGGTACGCCACGATGGTCTCGGGAGTGGCCCCGAACTGGTTCTGCATCAGAACGACCGCTTTCCGGACGATTCCTTGCACAGACCCTCTCCAGCCGGCATGCACATTTGCGACCACGCCAGCCATCGGATCATACAGCACAACCGGTAGACAATCGGCGACGGTGATGACCAGCGGGAGATTCGGTGTTGCCGTGATCAATCCGTCACACGATTCATAGTCACCAGGGCCGGTGACGCACTCAATCCGATCTGAGTGGCACTGAAGTGGAATGGCTGAGCTCTGAGACGCGAATCCGAGGGCTCCGAAAAACCGACGCCGGTTTTCCTCTACGCACGCCCGGTCATCCCCAACACGATAACTGAGATTCATTCCTAGGGGTTCCGGGCTCGTTCCACCCTTGCGGGTGCTCATGCCGAAACGGAGAGCAGAGAATTGTGATAGAATGGCGGAAGTAGTAATTGGAGGTTGGCTCATCCTACCCGTGTCGAAGTGGAATATTCATCTCTACCGTTGTTCCGTGTCCAACCTTGCTTTGCAGCCTGATGGTTCCATTCAAATCCTCGATAACCTTCCGGGCAATGGCGAGGCCGAGCCCCATGCCGTCGGTCTTCGTGGAAAAATTCGGCTGAAACACGCTTGATTGGATCTCTTCCGGTATTCCACTTCCCGTATCAGTGATGCGGATTGAACAGATTTGGTGCGCGACGTTCATATCTATGACGATGATCCCCTTTCCCTCCATCGCCTGCACACTGTTGCGTACGACATTGATGAAGACTCGCCGCAGTTCGTCCTTGTCGGCGACCACAACGGCGGGAGCGTCCGAGGGAGCGTGACGGAACTCGACACCCTGCACTTCTGAGAACAGATCAATGGTCTCATTCACAAGCTGGCTTAGATCGACCCGCTCGAACTTCCGTTCGGGCATGCGGGCAAAGTTCGAGAACTCGGATGCAATGCGAGTCAACACATCTATTTGTTCGATCACCGTCTGTGACACCCTCTGCAGGATGTCGCCGAAGTCCTTTGCTTCCTGGCGGTAGGCCTGGACGAGATGCTGGACCGACAACTTGATGGGAGTAAGCGGATTCTTGATTTCGTGCGCGACCTGCTTGGCCATTTCCTTCCACGCAAGTTCCCGCTCGGCTCGGGCGAGATTCACCCTGTTGGCTTTCAGTTCCGTCGTCATCTCGTTGAACGAATGGATGAGATCGCCGACCTCGTCATTGGATCGCTCACGCAAGACAACATCCAGGTCCCCCTTTCCCACACTCCGTGCCGCCGAGGAAAGGTCCCGCAGCGGTCTCGACAATGCGTTCGCAAGCACGAGGGCGAGGCCAACGACGAACGACACGACCAGGGCATAGGCACCGAGGACGAACGCATTGCGCTGGGCGAGTTCCTCGTCTATTTCCTGCTGGCGATACAACGCCGGAACCGCCAACACCCCCCTGATGCTGTCCCCGACAAAGATCGGTCGATAGCCTACGATGTAACTCACTTCCCCGATCCGTTCCCGCGTTTCATAAAATCCCCGCCCCATAACTACTGTGTTTACGAACGCCGTTCCCGTCAGCCGATTGTCGAGAATCGAGGCCCTGTACAGTTCCGGCCTGCTGCTTGCCTTCAACTCCGCTCCATGATACACGCTGAAGTCCACACCGAGATCGGAGGCCACTGCTTCGCAGAAATCGTTGGTCACTCCCTGCGCAAAATCCTGATCATCCTCGACCGCTGTGGAGATGCGTTGCTGAGTGACCTCCAGGTCTTCTGAAAGTCTCTTGGCGATGTTCTGGTCCAACCTTTCGATGGCAAGCTCCCTGTTGTAATACGCCATCAGGAGGAGCGGCACTACAGAGAGCACCGCGAATGAAGTAATGAGTTTCTCACGGAACCCAAATCGGGGCGACCGGCCGCGTGCAAGAGACGGGAGGGCGACCGCTATTCCAACAAATCCGAGAAACAGCAGGTACACGAGAAGAGTCTTCACGATGTTGAAAAGATGCCAGCGAACGTCGAGCGATCCGATTCTGAGCAGAAGGACGCGCGAGCGAACGGCGTCATCCTTCGCATACAAGACATCGAACGATGCCCCCTCAAAGTCCTGGGTTGACCAGATGAACCTGCCGGCCGAGGCACTCACTTCATTTCCAATAGAGGGATCAAGGCGCATACCTTTGAAAAGTATCGGATCGTTTGTTGACCAGATGATGCCGTCCCGATACTCGGTGATCGACACCTTGCGGAAGGCGTCTTCCAAAGGCTCGCGTGAAGTGCTGCGGAGTTGCTCGGGCGCCTCACCGCGGAACAACGTTCTTTGGCTTGCCGACATCACGATTGCTATGGAACCAATCGGTTGGTTGCCCGCACCCAGCACATATCCCCACTCACCGTAGTATTTCACGTTCCCGTCTGAAACCTTCCGGTCCACGACAAGAAGCGCTTCCTCCTCCTTGTGGAAGAGTTGAGTCAAGAGTTCCATCTGATCGAAGGAGGTAAGCCCGACAGAGAACCGGCTCAGTTCTTTGCCGGAGGGGTCGTACACGACGAGGGCCGAATTGTACCCCTCTTTGCTCATCAGCGTCTGAGCCCAGAGACCGAACGCCAGATCGACAGAGACAGTTGAATCGATTCCTTCCGCGGTGAGCTGGTTAGCCGCTCGCCCGGTCGCGCCGCGAAGACTTTCTGAGACTACAAGCGAAAGCCAATTGTCGACAGGCCGAAGCAAGCCCTCCGCTTCCAATTGGGCCCGCTCCCTCTCTTTTTCGTGCGTCTTGGAATCCAGTCCTACGACGGTGAACATGAACGCCCCGGCCAGGACAACCGCAGTCGCGACAAGCGGCCGCGCCCTCCATGGCTGCCACGAGATCCCTCGAAATTCAAGAAGGAGCACCAATCCCAGCGCTGAGGCATAGAGAACTGGTGGAAGGTAAACCGGAAGCAACGGCGGTTGATCGAGATAGAGATAGGCACAATAACTCGCGAGGAAGGTGAAGGCCAGCGTCGTGACCCTTATCCAGACGATTCTCCCTTCACGGACAGCTCCCCCGAGCATCCGATGTGCGACAAACACGACTGCCAGACACGCTGCTCCGAGAGCCAGAGTCAGGAGAAGGATATTCAAATGCATGACCATCATCGGCGCATTCGGAAGTAGAGACAACGGATCCCGATATCGTATCGATGAATCAAAAACGAAACTCCGCATCGCAGCTCCGTACGCCCGAACAAGCCACTGTGATACAAATGGAAGCAGGATCGCCAGCAGATAACGCCAGTGAAGAGAAGCCCGACGAGATGGTTGTCCTGGCGAAGACCACCAGTTATATGTTATCTTGAGGAACATGAGAACCGTGAACAAGAGCGCCGCTGCCGAAAGCACAAGTTCACCGAGTGATCCCGCAAGGCCGAGTGGGAATGGAGATGAGTGCACGGCGGGATCGAAAAGAAACCCTCCGACAAGCAGACCTGGGAAGGCCTCCAATTTCCACCCGATCCGAACGCTCCACACCAACACCACGAGAACAATAGACAACGTTGAGTTTCCCCATTTCTTTTGGACCATCAAGAACATGAGGAGGGCCAGAAAGCACATTCCTGCCGCAGCGAAGAGGCTCTTCCCCGCCTCGGGGAATCGATCGGCCTTCTGAATTTCGGCCGGGATTGACGGAGGGGGTGCGATGGCAAAACCGAAGAGATTGTTCTTGCCATCCTTCAACGGTATTGCGAAGGCCGCCTCTCCTGCCGTGTCACGGTGAGCGACCTCAGAAACGAACCGTATTGGCAAGCCAGTTTCCTTAGCGAGTTCGTCCGCAAGGCTCGCGCTCGAGACAAAACGATTTGAAACCGGGTACGTGGTCTCCAGAGGCCTGCTTACAAAGACGAAATGGCTCTTGTCCGATGTGGCAACTCCGACGGAGAGAAAACGGTGAAGGCGTGCCTGCGACACGAAGGTGAGATCTTCTCCACTCCCGTTGCGAAGTGTCGACGCAAAGCTGGAAAGGACTCTTCTGCCTGACCAGAGAATGATATTCCCGGCCGAATCAACAACATCGATGCTGATATCCTCGTCCGCATTGTACCAGGCCAGCCGCTGAAATGCAGATGCCAGGTTCCCGGGACTCATGGTCAGCAGGGCCAGGTTGATTGCTTCGTCGCTCCTGATCATCCCTCCCTTCAACCGTTGAGCTTCCACGCGCAGATCTACTTTCGATTGAATGGCCGATGCAAGATCCTGTTGCTTCTGGATCTTCACACGTGCCCAATCAGCCTCGATATGAGAACGCCACGCAAGCTGAGCGGCGATCAAGAGCACCACGACTCCCGCCGAGATGAACAATCCCCGCGAGACCAGACGCACAGATATTCCGACATTTGGAAGAGGCATGTAGCGCTTGCGATACTTAGTAGATGTTAAACTGGCTGATAAACCAACGTGAGTCCTGGAACCGGAGAGAAACATATACCTGGGCAGATTCCCTCCTGCCGCGCACAGTGTACGTAAGGCGCCCGGTGGCGTAAGGGGTGGATCCTGCATCGCTGAATCGGGAGAACTCAAAAGCGAGGGAAGACCGACTTGAGAAGTACCGGTGTAGGATTGATACAGTCTGGTTGGCGGAAAAATAACCGCCTTCGGCCCCAGACACATTCACGAATACCTGCTGAGCAAAATGCGTAGAGGCAGAGGTGAGAGACGCACTGAGGATGCTCTGCTCGATTATCCGAATCAACTTCCTGGCTTCCCCTTGATCGGGGATGCGGGATTGCATCTCTCTTGAGGGTCCGGGTTCCCGCTTTGGCAGTCTTCGCTGAGTTGGCGATTGAGCCGCTAAGCATTGGAAGAGAACGAGAGAGGCTATCAGAACCAGAGCACTGGATCGCATATGCAATGACAAAGTATCAGAAAAGCCAAATAAAGTCAACCAAACAAGGCCGATTGTACACACGAACGCCACCCCTTTCTCGTCCTCCTCAATCTCCTCCCAGGGTGGCATTCATGGATTTTCCATCACATCCAGCGGATGGCGCTCTCTCCGCTTCTCATTTCCAGGTCAGTGCTGCGCTTCTCACATGCAACCTGCGGAGGCCGTCCGGTGGCAGCTCGCGCTTGAGCTCGGGATTCGAACCCGCCACCTGATAAGCCCAGTCAAACGTCACACGGAACGCCGTCACTTCCCTGACGCGGATCTTCGCGAAATGGTCGTCCCACGTCCAGAGAACA contains the following coding sequences:
- a CDS encoding ATP-binding protein, whose amino-acid sequence is MPLPNVGISVRLVSRGLFISAGVVVLLIAAQLAWRSHIEADWARVKIQKQQDLASAIQSKVDLRVEAQRLKGGMIRSDEAINLALLTMSPGNLASAFQRLAWYNADEDISIDVVDSAGNIILWSGRRVLSSFASTLRNGSGEDLTFVSQARLHRFLSVGVATSDKSHFVFVSRPLETTYPVSNRFVSSASLADELAKETGLPIRFVSEVAHRDTAGEAAFAIPLKDGKNNLFGFAIAPPPSIPAEIQKADRFPEAGKSLFAAAGMCFLALLMFLMVQKKWGNSTLSIVLVVLVWSVRIGWKLEAFPGLLVGGFLFDPAVHSSPFPLGLAGSLGELVLSAAALLFTVLMFLKITYNWWSSPGQPSRRASLHWRYLLAILLPFVSQWLVRAYGAAMRSFVFDSSIRYRDPLSLLPNAPMMVMHLNILLLTLALGAACLAVVFVAHRMLGGAVREGRIVWIRVTTLAFTFLASYCAYLYLDQPPLLPVYLPPVLYASALGLVLLLEFRGISWQPWRARPLVATAVVLAGAFMFTVVGLDSKTHEKERERAQLEAEGLLRPVDNWLSLVVSESLRGATGRAANQLTAEGIDSTVSVDLAFGLWAQTLMSKEGYNSALVVYDPSGKELSRFSVGLTSFDQMELLTQLFHKEEEALLVVDRKVSDGNVKYYGEWGYVLGAGNQPIGSIAIVMSASQRTLFRGEAPEQLRSTSREPLEDAFRKVSITEYRDGIIWSTNDPILFKGMRLDPSIGNEVSASAGRFIWSTQDFEGASFDVLYAKDDAVRSRVLLLRIGSLDVRWHLFNIVKTLLVYLLFLGFVGIAVALPSLARGRSPRFGFREKLITSFAVLSVVPLLLMAYYNRELAIERLDQNIAKRLSEDLEVTQQRISTAVEDDQDFAQGVTNDFCEAVASDLGVDFSVYHGAELKASSRPELYRASILDNRLTGTAFVNTVVMGRGFYETRERIGEVSYIVGYRPIFVGDSIRGVLAVPALYRQQEIDEELAQRNAFVLGAYALVVSFVVGLALVLANALSRPLRDLSSAARSVGKGDLDVVLRERSNDEVGDLIHSFNEMTTELKANRVNLARAERELAWKEMAKQVAHEIKNPLTPIKLSVQHLVQAYRQEAKDFGDILQRVSQTVIEQIDVLTRIASEFSNFARMPERKFERVDLSQLVNETIDLFSEVQGVEFRHAPSDAPAVVVADKDELRRVFINVVRNSVQAMEGKGIIVIDMNVAHQICSIRITDTGSGIPEEIQSSVFQPNFSTKTDGMGLGLAIARKVIEDLNGTIRLQSKVGHGTTVEMNIPLRHG